One Candidatus Bathyarchaeota archaeon genomic window carries:
- a CDS encoding RimK family alpha-L-glutamate ligase: MKFGIMTRNPEAWSSTQVREALTKRGIQYECFTFPRLVARLAYKPYFKINGTSILEDLDALIIRPIGRGSLEELVFRMDMLYKLQRQGFYMVNPPEAIEHCVDKYDILAILEDAGVPIPRTLATESVNEAIKAFNELGGDIVVKPIFGSRGQGATRVNDIDVADTIFKAITFHHGVIYMQEFVQHGYSDIRAFVIDNRVVASMRRVAQGWKTNYSQGAKPAPTKISKDFEDIAIKAAKAVGCKVAGVDILEGPEGPRIVDVNSQPGWKGLQVVTDVNIADEIVKFVLSEIKK; the protein is encoded by the coding sequence ATGAAATTTGGAATCATGACGCGCAACCCGGAAGCATGGAGCAGCACGCAAGTCCGTGAAGCACTAACCAAACGCGGCATCCAATACGAATGCTTCACTTTCCCGCGGCTCGTGGCACGCCTAGCATACAAACCCTACTTCAAAATCAACGGCACAAGCATCCTAGAAGACCTAGACGCGCTTATCATTCGCCCGATTGGACGCGGCAGCCTAGAAGAACTGGTTTTCCGCATGGACATGCTCTACAAGCTCCAGCGCCAAGGCTTCTACATGGTGAACCCGCCTGAAGCCATCGAGCACTGCGTCGACAAATACGACATACTAGCCATCCTCGAAGACGCAGGTGTCCCCATACCACGTACATTAGCCACTGAAAGCGTTAACGAAGCCATAAAAGCCTTCAACGAACTCGGCGGCGACATAGTCGTAAAACCCATCTTTGGCTCACGCGGACAAGGCGCCACACGCGTCAACGACATAGACGTAGCAGACACGATTTTCAAAGCCATAACGTTCCACCACGGGGTTATTTACATGCAAGAATTCGTGCAGCACGGCTACAGCGATATACGCGCCTTCGTCATAGACAACCGTGTCGTCGCCTCGATGCGCCGCGTTGCTCAGGGCTGGAAAACCAACTACAGCCAAGGAGCCAAACCCGCGCCAACAAAAATCAGCAAAGACTTCGAAGACATAGCCATAAAAGCCGCCAAGGCGGTGGGTTGCAAAGTTGCAGGTGTCGACATCTTGGAAGGGCCAGAGGGGCCACGAATTGTTGACGTGAACAGTCAGCCAGGCTGGAAAGGCTTGCAGGTAGTTACCGACGTTAATATCGCGGATGAAATCGTCAAGTTTGTGCTCTCGGAAATAAAGAAATAA
- a CDS encoding phosphoribosyltransferase, which yields MVDCEVMRQMAYFSDRVDAGKRLALELRDFAGKNGIVLAIPRGGVVVGYEIANALSLPLDVIIPHKLGAPYNPELAIGAITEDGTTFLDDNLIAYMNVSQEYIKQESERQKKEIQRRLKLYRQDAPYPNLTGLRVILVDDGIATGSTMKAALASVRNKGAASITVAIPVGPPSTIKELKNQADRVICPYTPEYFQAIGQFYDDFSQTSDEEVIQLLKQNRQNLAQKSGVTAV from the coding sequence ATGGTAGATTGCGAGGTAATGAGGCAGATGGCTTACTTTTCTGACCGCGTTGACGCTGGAAAGCGCTTAGCCTTGGAACTTAGGGATTTTGCTGGAAAAAACGGCATAGTGCTGGCGATTCCCCGAGGCGGAGTGGTCGTTGGCTACGAGATAGCCAATGCTCTGAGCTTGCCTTTGGATGTGATTATTCCGCACAAGCTCGGTGCACCATACAATCCTGAATTAGCCATCGGCGCAATCACGGAAGACGGCACCACGTTCTTAGACGACAATTTAATCGCTTACATGAATGTGAGCCAAGAGTACATCAAACAAGAAAGTGAACGGCAAAAAAAGGAAATCCAGCGCAGGCTCAAACTCTACAGGCAAGACGCGCCCTACCCCAACCTGACGGGACTGAGGGTCATTCTTGTGGATGATGGTATAGCTACAGGCTCAACCATGAAAGCAGCACTAGCCTCAGTCCGAAACAAGGGTGCCGCAAGCATAACAGTAGCGATTCCAGTGGGTCCACCCTCAACCATCAAAGAACTAAAAAACCAAGCAGACCGCGTGATTTGTCCCTATACGCCTGAATACTTCCAAGCCATAGGGCAATTCTACGACGATTTTAGCCAAACCAGCGACGAAGAAGTAATTCAACTGCTAAAACAAAACAGGCAAAACCTCGCCCAAAAGTCAGGAGTAACCGCAGTATGA
- a CDS encoding dienelactone hydrolase family protein, giving the protein MMQETAVRIPVGNVKVEGNLTVSSDAKGIVLFAHGSGSSRFSPRNQYVAKEFNKASIGTLLFDLLTPEEEEEDIVTAEYRFNIPLLAERLIGATKWLRNNQTTENYKLGYFGASTGAAAALIAAAKLPNDISAVVSRGGRPDLAEGYLSQVVAPTLLLVGSLDTVVIELNRQAMAQMKNENKLVLISGATHLFEERGKLEEVAALSKDWFLRYLR; this is encoded by the coding sequence ATGATGCAAGAGACTGCTGTCAGAATCCCAGTAGGCAACGTGAAAGTCGAAGGAAACCTAACAGTTTCCTCAGACGCCAAGGGCATAGTGCTGTTTGCGCACGGAAGCGGAAGCAGCCGATTCAGCCCAAGAAACCAATACGTCGCAAAAGAATTCAACAAAGCAAGCATCGGAACCTTGCTGTTTGACTTGCTTACCCCAGAGGAGGAAGAGGAAGACATAGTCACAGCAGAATACCGATTCAACATTCCCCTGCTGGCAGAACGCCTCATAGGAGCAACCAAATGGCTCAGAAACAACCAAACCACAGAAAACTACAAACTCGGCTACTTCGGCGCAAGCACAGGGGCAGCTGCGGCACTGATTGCGGCGGCGAAACTTCCAAACGACATCTCAGCTGTGGTTTCGCGTGGAGGTCGACCTGACTTAGCAGAAGGCTACCTCTCGCAAGTGGTGGCACCGACGCTTTTGCTGGTAGGCAGTTTAGATACAGTCGTGATTGAGCTTAACCGTCAAGCCATGGCACAGATGAAAAACGAAAACAAACTCGTCCTCATCTCTGGCGCGACTCATCTTTTTGAGGAAAGGGGTAAGTTAGAAGAGGTTGCCGCGCTCTCGAAAGATTGGTTTTTGCGGTACCTGCGTTAA
- a CDS encoding zinc ribbon domain-containing protein, translated as MPYCENCGSQVNPNAKFCGNCGAAQNQQTASQSPVNAQPKPQQPSYYSPPSTSAFAPPPPPPPMMQAPPAQEHPKIPPAAAAPALQTSSESTIGVILLRKPKSLGRYDTYTGVLTNQRVIFAQMTSEMLTQAAQQAKEQAKAEGKGFWGQWSEQLKGTFGYTKKYLTIPPQAILAETPGNFALNNNAINEVKVHLKGANQQNQRRELEVEFCSNSGKHVFRMDENSDFTGLLKQVYGDRVKMPFGYFSKSINIKL; from the coding sequence ATGCCTTATTGTGAAAACTGTGGATCACAAGTAAATCCGAACGCAAAATTTTGCGGCAATTGTGGTGCAGCCCAAAATCAACAAACCGCAAGCCAGTCTCCAGTTAATGCTCAACCAAAACCTCAGCAGCCTTCCTACTACTCGCCGCCTTCCACCAGCGCCTTTGCTCCGCCTCCTCCACCGCCTCCGATGATGCAAGCTCCACCTGCCCAAGAGCACCCGAAAATCCCACCAGCGGCAGCAGCACCTGCTCTCCAGACCAGTTCCGAAAGCACCATTGGTGTGATTCTTTTGCGGAAGCCTAAATCTCTTGGAAGATATGACACTTACACTGGCGTATTGACCAATCAACGAGTGATTTTTGCTCAAATGACCAGTGAAATGCTCACGCAAGCGGCGCAACAAGCAAAAGAGCAAGCTAAAGCAGAAGGCAAGGGCTTTTGGGGGCAATGGTCTGAACAGCTTAAGGGTACGTTTGGCTACACGAAAAAGTACTTAACTATACCGCCTCAAGCGATTTTGGCTGAAACACCCGGCAACTTTGCATTAAACAACAACGCCATAAACGAAGTTAAAGTGCACTTGAAGGGGGCAAACCAGCAAAACCAGAGACGAGAACTCGAAGTTGAATTCTGCTCAAACTCAGGAAAGCATGTGTTTCGCATGGACGAGAACAGCGACTTTACAGGATTGCTAAAGCAGGTGTACGGTGATAGGGTTAAGATGCCCTTTGGGTACTTCTCAAAATCTATTAACATCAAATTGTGA
- a CDS encoding creatininase family protein — protein MTKTHKAPKQCLWLDQLSTKEAAPATKDGAVVIFPIGSVEEHGDHLPLCTDSIQSEYIALEVAKKTGCLVAPPLRYGICNAGRNFAGTITIEFDTLYKLVHDVLSELVRNGFTRIIVLSGHAGQSHMVALRLAAQNIVVKNDEAKVEPKVRIMVLSDFDFAEELTPKYASPKDGHAGTIETSRVMVIAPELIKAKGTASFPKMPRFEVVAHPELFFPSGVNGDPTAASVKKGQEINQYIIEQLEKLVKELKQPSDYP, from the coding sequence ATGACAAAGACGCACAAAGCCCCAAAGCAGTGCCTGTGGCTTGACCAATTAAGCACCAAAGAAGCCGCGCCAGCTACAAAAGATGGAGCAGTTGTGATTTTCCCAATTGGAAGCGTCGAAGAGCACGGCGACCATTTACCCTTGTGCACAGACAGCATACAATCCGAATACATCGCGCTTGAAGTTGCCAAGAAAACAGGTTGCTTAGTTGCGCCCCCGTTGAGGTATGGCATCTGTAATGCAGGGCGCAATTTCGCTGGAACAATAACGATAGAATTCGATACGCTGTACAAGTTAGTGCACGACGTTTTGTCAGAGCTGGTTCGCAATGGCTTTACCAGAATTATCGTTTTGAGTGGGCATGCGGGGCAGTCGCACATGGTTGCGCTGAGACTAGCGGCACAGAACATAGTTGTAAAAAATGATGAAGCAAAAGTAGAGCCGAAAGTGCGAATTATGGTTCTCTCTGACTTTGATTTTGCAGAAGAATTAACGCCCAAGTATGCTTCGCCGAAGGACGGACATGCAGGCACCATTGAAACCTCTCGGGTGATGGTCATTGCGCCTGAACTAATCAAAGCAAAGGGCACGGCTAGTTTTCCCAAGATGCCGCGCTTCGAAGTTGTGGCGCATCCTGAACTGTTTTTTCCAAGCGGAGTCAACGGTGACCCAACCGCAGCATCGGTGAAGAAGGGGCAAGAAATCAACCAGTACATCATTGAACAGTTGGAGAAATTGGTTAAAGAGTTAAAACAGCCATCTGATTATCCTTGA
- a CDS encoding energy-coupled thiamine transporter ThiT, with the protein MNTTSQLKIESKTRILAEATIFIALSIVLKDVLPPIFEMPQGGAITIAGLVPLLWFALRRGPKYGMLAGFTYGLIHAILPGAYIINPLQGFLDYPLAFTALGLAGFIKKIPIAGIALGIVGRFLCSFTAGIIFFTTLDLDGVAGSAIYNGFYLIPEFIITTVVIYILLKRKILYIYM; encoded by the coding sequence TTGAACACCACTAGTCAACTTAAAATAGAGTCTAAAACCCGAATACTAGCCGAAGCAACAATATTTATCGCACTGTCAATCGTGCTTAAAGACGTTCTGCCACCAATATTTGAGATGCCGCAAGGAGGCGCAATCACTATCGCAGGTCTGGTGCCGCTACTGTGGTTTGCGCTCCGCAGAGGACCAAAATACGGAATGCTCGCAGGCTTCACATACGGCTTAATACACGCAATCCTTCCAGGCGCATACATCATAAACCCACTACAAGGCTTTCTTGACTACCCACTGGCTTTTACTGCGTTAGGCTTAGCTGGCTTCATAAAAAAGATACCCATAGCAGGAATCGCTCTCGGCATAGTCGGCAGGTTCCTCTGCTCGTTCACTGCAGGCATAATCTTCTTCACAACACTCGACCTTGACGGCGTCGCAGGCTCAGCAATCTACAACGGCTTCTACTTAATCCCAGAATTCATCATAACAACGGTTGTCATCTACATACTGCTGAAGCGAAAAATACTCTACATATACATGTAA
- a CDS encoding sodium:calcium antiporter translates to MAESAIICCKVQLLASVYFMCVERIELPKDPQRMLVLLTQIALSVLVMGVSFVILNWASNLTIKNACKVADITRLGKTIIGFSLVGFLTNLPELTVALIAALSGGAAISVGNVLGANIAIVCVILGLAPFVLFLMKRRKTVAFDGAGASAGCNVVPCFAKPELSSIRFGLLVSCAVPVLLLFVSSASWLLGLALILLFVVYTYRLSRVRVPPENCETVSVEEKHRLKRYLLFTMVGILGVAGSAYFLVESAVFIAQSVGVAQAVIGATVVAFGTSLPELVLDMKLFLRGHSDLALGDIAGSSFVNTTVVLGVAFFVSALAGSPIQIDTRVLLYLAAFSLVTNLLLLYFLSKKRLSKKEGIVLLVVYGLFLYATLGLV, encoded by the coding sequence GTGGCAGAGAGCGCCATTATTTGTTGCAAAGTGCAGCTCTTAGCCAGCGTATACTTTATGTGTGTTGAAAGAATAGAGCTTCCAAAAGACCCTCAGAGGATGTTGGTGTTGCTTACCCAAATTGCTTTAAGCGTATTAGTTATGGGCGTATCCTTTGTTATTCTCAATTGGGCAAGCAACCTTACGATAAAAAACGCTTGCAAAGTAGCCGACATAACACGCCTTGGAAAAACCATAATCGGCTTTAGCCTCGTTGGCTTTTTAACTAACCTGCCCGAATTAACCGTCGCCCTTATAGCAGCATTGAGCGGGGGCGCGGCAATTTCTGTCGGGAACGTTTTAGGCGCAAACATAGCAATAGTCTGCGTCATTTTAGGTTTAGCACCTTTTGTCCTGTTTTTGATGAAGCGCCGAAAAACGGTTGCGTTCGACGGTGCAGGAGCATCTGCTGGGTGTAATGTGGTGCCTTGTTTTGCGAAGCCTGAATTAAGCAGCATACGTTTTGGGCTTCTAGTTTCTTGTGCAGTGCCAGTACTGCTGCTTTTTGTTTCGTCAGCATCTTGGCTTTTGGGTTTGGCGTTGATACTGCTTTTTGTTGTCTATACCTATCGCCTCTCAAGAGTTAGAGTACCCCCTGAAAACTGCGAAACCGTCTCAGTTGAAGAGAAGCACAGATTGAAACGGTACCTGCTTTTTACAATGGTGGGTATTCTTGGTGTGGCGGGCAGTGCATATTTTCTCGTGGAGTCAGCAGTTTTTATAGCACAGTCAGTTGGAGTTGCGCAAGCAGTGATTGGTGCCACGGTGGTTGCGTTTGGCACTAGTTTGCCTGAACTTGTTCTAGATATGAAGTTATTTTTAAGAGGGCATTCCGACCTTGCTCTTGGTGACATCGCCGGCAGCAGTTTCGTTAACACCACTGTTGTTTTAGGGGTTGCCTTCTTTGTTTCTGCGCTTGCAGGTTCGCCAATACAGATAGACACAAGAGTGTTGCTTTACTTGGCAGCTTTTTCACTTGTCACTAACCTGCTTTTGCTCTATTTCTTGTCTAAAAAGAGGTTAAGTAAAAAAGAAGGCATAGTACTGCTGGTTGTGTATGGGCTGTTTTTGTATGCTACACTGGGCTTGGTCTAA